From the genome of Nitratireductor thuwali, one region includes:
- a CDS encoding Zn-ribbon domain-containing OB-fold protein has protein sequence MKVGRRHSSFVETFQTFQGKRELHLARCRDCHEILPYTQRLCQRHPASALEWIEASGRARLHTFTEYRISYSPAHPAPYVVAMVELEEGPRLVSTVLQEAGCELRTELVLQANFDDDGRLVFIPSS, from the coding sequence ATGAAAGTCGGTCGCCGCCATTCCTCCTTTGTCGAGACGTTTCAGACCTTCCAGGGGAAACGTGAACTACACCTAGCGAGGTGCCGGGACTGTCACGAGATTCTGCCGTACACGCAAAGGCTCTGCCAGCGGCATCCGGCTTCGGCCCTCGAATGGATCGAGGCGAGCGGGCGAGCGCGCCTGCATACGTTCACGGAGTATCGCATCAGCTATTCACCGGCCCATCCGGCCCCTTACGTGGTTGCCATGGTCGAACTGGAAGAAGGACCGCGGCTAGTTTCCACGGTTCTTCAGGAGGCCGGTTGTGAATTGCGAACCGAGTTGGTACTACAGGCAAATTTCGATGACGACGGGCGGTTGGTCTTCATACCCAGTTCCTGA
- a CDS encoding thiolase family protein: MAIDAVVAAAQDCELDLADIDGLMLASSPSAPLNTVPLRLREDLGLTELNLLGNLQVEGASVVASIQHASLHIRYGMASIVACVFADVPLRPGKEKGSASYNRVMPLSGLDHWEDGYGMYGAAGPYAMAAQRYVQHYNLADHALGHYAIACRRWAQLTPRAMLRDAIEMSDFIESKFVAKPFRVLDCAYPVNGAIAVIITSCERAKELRTMPVYLHAFAQGHTGGGNLAGREPELQSGGLSARNLWRASGIGPERIEMVQAYDAFSYVGVIALEEYGLCEPGAATHFIAEGHTSPGGSLPMNTGGGHLSGFYLQGMTPVSEAVIQARGQGGDAQSSRNNLILVTGTGGRLDYHAAMLASPHEVL, translated from the coding sequence TTGGCCATCGACGCCGTGGTTGCCGCCGCACAGGACTGCGAACTGGATCTAGCTGATATCGATGGGTTGATGCTGGCGTCCAGCCCCTCCGCGCCGCTCAACACGGTACCGCTTAGGTTGCGCGAGGATCTCGGGCTGACCGAATTGAACCTGTTGGGTAATCTGCAGGTCGAAGGAGCCTCTGTAGTGGCCTCGATCCAGCATGCAAGCCTGCATATCCGTTATGGGATGGCGAGCATTGTGGCTTGCGTCTTTGCGGACGTCCCCCTCCGCCCCGGCAAGGAGAAAGGAAGCGCGTCCTACAACCGAGTCATGCCCTTGTCGGGCCTAGACCACTGGGAGGACGGCTACGGCATGTATGGCGCCGCCGGACCCTATGCTATGGCGGCTCAACGCTATGTTCAACACTACAACTTGGCGGACCACGCGTTGGGACACTATGCGATCGCATGCCGAAGATGGGCCCAGCTCACCCCTCGGGCCATGCTTCGCGATGCCATCGAAATGTCAGACTTTATCGAATCGAAGTTCGTGGCCAAACCGTTCCGGGTGCTGGATTGTGCCTATCCGGTAAACGGGGCGATCGCCGTCATCATCACCTCATGCGAACGGGCGAAGGAACTTCGTACGATGCCCGTCTATCTTCACGCATTTGCCCAGGGTCATACCGGCGGCGGAAACCTTGCCGGTCGCGAGCCCGAACTGCAGTCCGGCGGACTTTCGGCGCGCAATCTCTGGCGCGCCTCCGGCATCGGCCCGGAACGGATCGAGATGGTGCAGGCCTATGACGCGTTTTCCTATGTCGGTGTTATCGCTCTGGAAGAATACGGGCTGTGCGAACCGGGAGCGGCGACGCATTTCATTGCCGAGGGACATACCTCCCCCGGCGGCAGTCTGCCGATGAACACAGGCGGCGGACATCTTTCGGGTTTTTATCTGCAAGGCATGACACCGGTATCCGAGGCAGTGATCCAGGCGCGCGGACAGGGAGGCGACGCTCAATCGTCTCGCAACAACCTGATCCTCGTTACGGGGACCGGGGGGCGACTGGACTATCACGCGGCGATGCTGGCCAGCCCGCACGAGGTGCTATGA
- a CDS encoding class I adenylate-forming enzyme family protein, with product MILPATMLARISRNYAGKTAYHCGSVSRAWAEMNDRSGRLAAGLFSHGITKGDSVVILGKDSVEVFEHYFACMKAGFVRVSINWRYAAAEIAHILEDCDAKVVLVQAGFVDVLRDALEIGGLLDDCTLIGFGEGHGLEEDYDRLIAGSVPLEPQDLLPEEPLVISYTSGSSGAPKGVIHSHRSVALMIYQGAVSRGLTTDDVWYPAIASSWMACVLGMIGLVNGMTTVMMDGSFKVDSFIDEVSRHKVTAALMVPTMIRRVLDACEGREEVLSSLRLLAYGSAPITVSLLKRAMDALNVRFLQTYGLTEGGWLSHLTPKDHDYALANNPDLLRSVGRPGGMYEISIRDGDTEPVPNGEIGEVWVRGETTMLGYRNLPELTKQVLVDGWLRTHDIGRFDEAGYLYLIDRKNFMIITGAVNVYPSSVESVLEQHPDVAEICVVGAPHPDWGEAVVAVVAPHNGRPLPTVEDLRAFGEIHLSRMELPKHVLRLDSFPRTSTEKVDKRAIRQFVREQTRALPWWQGRTVES from the coding sequence ATGATACTCCCCGCTACAATGCTGGCGCGGATCAGTCGGAACTACGCTGGCAAGACGGCATATCACTGCGGTTCGGTGTCCCGCGCCTGGGCCGAGATGAACGACCGCTCCGGTCGTCTCGCCGCGGGTTTGTTCTCCCACGGTATCACCAAAGGTGACAGCGTCGTCATCCTCGGAAAGGATTCAGTGGAGGTTTTCGAACACTACTTCGCCTGCATGAAGGCGGGGTTTGTACGAGTGTCGATCAACTGGCGGTACGCCGCTGCGGAAATCGCCCATATTCTGGAGGATTGCGATGCAAAGGTCGTGCTTGTTCAGGCGGGTTTTGTCGACGTTCTGCGGGACGCGCTGGAGATTGGCGGGCTTCTCGACGACTGCACGCTGATCGGCTTTGGTGAAGGCCACGGACTTGAAGAGGATTATGACCGGCTGATTGCCGGATCGGTGCCGCTGGAGCCGCAGGATCTGCTTCCCGAGGAACCCCTGGTGATCAGCTACACATCCGGCAGTTCGGGCGCCCCCAAAGGCGTCATCCACAGTCACCGAAGTGTCGCTCTGATGATTTATCAGGGAGCCGTCTCGCGAGGCCTGACGACTGACGATGTCTGGTATCCGGCGATTGCTTCGTCGTGGATGGCCTGTGTCCTCGGCATGATCGGGCTAGTCAACGGCATGACCACCGTCATGATGGACGGATCCTTCAAAGTTGACAGTTTCATCGACGAGGTTAGCCGCCATAAGGTCACAGCCGCCCTCATGGTCCCGACAATGATCCGCCGGGTTCTGGACGCTTGCGAGGGTCGCGAGGAGGTGTTGTCATCACTGCGTCTCCTGGCCTATGGCTCGGCACCGATCACGGTCAGTCTTCTGAAACGCGCCATGGATGCGCTTAATGTCCGTTTCCTGCAGACCTACGGGCTGACCGAAGGCGGCTGGCTGAGCCACCTGACGCCGAAGGATCATGACTACGCTCTGGCAAACAATCCGGACTTGCTCCGATCCGTCGGGCGTCCGGGCGGAATGTATGAAATCTCAATCCGCGATGGCGATACTGAACCAGTGCCCAACGGTGAAATAGGTGAAGTTTGGGTTCGCGGCGAAACGACGATGCTGGGCTATCGCAACCTGCCCGAACTGACGAAGCAGGTTCTTGTCGACGGCTGGCTGAGAACTCACGATATCGGTCGTTTCGACGAGGCAGGATATCTGTATCTTATCGACCGCAAGAATTTCATGATCATCACCGGCGCCGTCAACGTCTATCCGTCGAGCGTGGAATCCGTCCTCGAGCAGCACCCCGACGTGGCCGAGATCTGCGTAGTGGGCGCTCCTCATCCGGATTGGGGAGAGGCTGTGGTTGCCGTCGTCGCACCGCATAACGGCCGGCCCCTGCCGACCGTGGAAGACCTGAGGGCGTTCGGCGAGATTCATCTCAGCCGGATGGAACTGCCCAAGCACGTACTGCGACTCGACAGCTTTCCCCGCACGTCCACGGAGAAAGTGGACAAACGGGCAATTCGCCAGTTTGTGCGCGAACAGACTAGGGCCCTGCCGTGGTGGCAGGGCAGAACTGTGGAGTCATGA
- a CDS encoding aromatic-ring-hydroxylating dioxygenase subunit beta: protein MNGNEGNSPTEVSSVDRQSLVDFLSLEARYADEARYDEWDGLLESDMFYWVPAGDTEAPNPDTTVSVIADNRIRLKNRIAQLKTGLRLAQQPASPMRRQLSNFEFKALSENEFSIECNFALFEYRIQATREMTIWAGRYEYRLRRRGDSFGMFYKRVELTNASDPLPTLAFLI, encoded by the coding sequence ATGAACGGGAATGAAGGTAACAGCCCTACGGAAGTGAGTTCGGTCGATCGGCAAAGTCTGGTGGACTTTCTCAGTCTTGAGGCGAGATACGCTGATGAAGCCCGTTACGATGAATGGGACGGCTTATTGGAATCAGACATGTTCTATTGGGTCCCGGCCGGTGACACCGAAGCTCCGAATCCCGACACGACAGTGTCGGTCATTGCCGACAACCGGATCCGTCTGAAGAACAGAATTGCGCAATTGAAAACTGGCTTGCGGTTGGCTCAGCAGCCGGCCTCGCCCATGCGCCGTCAGTTGTCGAATTTCGAGTTCAAGGCATTGAGCGAGAACGAATTCAGCATCGAATGCAATTTTGCGCTGTTCGAGTATCGCATCCAGGCAACGCGGGAAATGACGATCTGGGCCGGCCGTTACGAGTACAGGCTGCGGCGCCGTGGTGATTCTTTTGGTATGTTCTACAAGCGGGTGGAACTGACCAATGCCAGCGATCCCCTGCCGACGCTCGCCTTCCTGATCTAA
- a CDS encoding aromatic ring-hydroxylating oxygenase subunit alpha: protein MDGERKNIRNRFGDDSVHSTIYTDRELFDAEMKKLFYDGWVFVGHESEVPKPNNYITRMIGREPVIMVRTREGNISVVSNRCAHRGNMLCHQHSGSSRSFSCEYHGWTFSHEGDLVGVPLPGGSHKDSSCLGLQKPAMQAGHRGFVFITFNPDAGPLDDHLGKAKDLIDRSVSLSPTGKIKLSAGWLKQRFRCNWKMLPENSTDGYHAPFTHASFLRVFAPDSQYKMLSESEDERKSKTVDWGNGHVALEHAPSYEEPLQWLGTTKEKVPDYVESMKEAYGEEEAMRKLVDGPPHSTVFPNLFLGEMNIAIFEPVSVDECVLWHTPMLLDGVSDKLNARILRQSQAAMGPASFLLADDAIISERQQVATGGRGGWMDLSRGRKREEKREDGTIWGHISDETTNRGFWSHYREVMQA, encoded by the coding sequence ATGGACGGTGAAAGGAAGAATATCCGCAACCGCTTCGGCGACGATTCTGTGCACTCGACAATTTATACCGATCGGGAACTGTTCGATGCCGAGATGAAGAAATTGTTCTACGACGGCTGGGTGTTCGTCGGACATGAATCGGAGGTTCCGAAACCGAACAACTATATTACGCGCATGATCGGCCGCGAGCCAGTGATCATGGTGCGCACGCGCGAGGGAAACATCAGTGTGGTTTCCAACAGGTGCGCGCATCGCGGCAACATGCTGTGCCATCAGCACAGCGGATCGAGCCGCAGCTTCTCGTGTGAGTATCACGGCTGGACCTTCAGCCATGAGGGGGATCTCGTCGGTGTGCCGCTTCCCGGCGGTTCGCACAAGGATTCTTCCTGTCTGGGGTTGCAGAAACCGGCGATGCAGGCCGGACATCGCGGTTTCGTGTTCATTACCTTCAACCCCGATGCCGGCCCCTTGGACGACCATCTCGGCAAGGCCAAGGATCTGATCGACCGGTCCGTTTCGCTTTCGCCGACCGGCAAGATTAAGCTCTCGGCAGGGTGGCTGAAGCAGCGTTTCCGCTGCAACTGGAAGATGCTTCCGGAAAACTCCACCGACGGATATCACGCACCATTCACCCACGCTTCGTTCCTGCGGGTTTTTGCCCCGGATTCTCAATACAAGATGCTTTCCGAGAGCGAGGACGAACGCAAGTCCAAGACCGTTGACTGGGGTAACGGGCATGTCGCGCTCGAACATGCGCCTTCATACGAAGAACCGCTTCAATGGCTGGGCACCACGAAGGAAAAGGTTCCCGACTACGTGGAATCCATGAAGGAGGCGTATGGCGAGGAAGAAGCCATGAGAAAACTTGTCGACGGACCGCCGCATTCGACGGTGTTTCCCAATCTTTTCCTAGGCGAAATGAATATCGCCATCTTTGAGCCGGTCAGCGTTGACGAATGCGTGCTGTGGCATACCCCGATGTTGCTGGACGGCGTTTCCGACAAACTGAACGCCCGCATCCTGCGCCAGTCTCAGGCGGCGATGGGACCGGCATCCTTCCTCTTGGCTGATGACGCGATCATATCCGAGCGTCAGCAGGTCGCTACCGGCGGGCGCGGCGGCTGGATGGACCTCAGCCGCGGGCGCAAGCGCGAGGAAAAGCGCGAGGACGGGACCATTTGGGGACATATCAGCGATGAAACCACCAACCGGGGTTTCTGGTCACACTATCGTGAGGTGATGCAGGCATGA